In Nicotiana tabacum cultivar K326 chromosome 19, ASM71507v2, whole genome shotgun sequence, one DNA window encodes the following:
- the LOC142173772 gene encoding uncharacterized protein LOC142173772, with product MTRPLGIIDDVLVWFDKFILPANFVILDCEVDYEVPIILGKPFLATGKALVDVEAGELTFRVGNKKVVFHVCKSMRQPNSNEVCSFVDLVTKVIVNDTSATMNVEDPLEAVLLNHDENEKEGLV from the coding sequence ATGACGaggccattggggataattgatgatgtgctagTTTGGTTCGACAAGTTCATACTTCCCGCAAATTTTGTGATACTcgactgtgaggttgactatgaggtgccaaTAATATTGGGGAAACCTTTCCTAGCTACAGGGAAAGctttagttgatgtggaagctggggagctcaccttccgggtgggcaaTAAAAAAGttgtgttccacgtgtgcaagtcaatgaggcaGCCTAATAGCAATGAAGTATGTTcgtttgtggatcttgtgactAAGGTGATTGTTAATGACACAAGTGCTACGATGAATGTGGAAGACCCTTTGGAAGctgtgttgttgaatcatgatgaGAATGAGAAGGAAGGCTTGGTATAA